From the genome of Uranotaenia lowii strain MFRU-FL chromosome 1, ASM2978415v1, whole genome shotgun sequence, one region includes:
- the LOC129752542 gene encoding contactin isoform X4, with amino-acid sequence MLPYLFFTIWIGSCAGQSIRLNQGSSPNQYQPFNNLGGVNDDSFYGSVNRYKQPDNYGFGQSEENLCPEHWTPYRSTCIRIHKSPKKDYLSAQKICRAYPGNLISIDNIEKHSFILKLLDIDENKANRYYISARQASPGNWINADKTQLVTIEDSFYYNTNDDSSNSFNSIFNTNKQLVAKTDPRNKYIPRFNEDRNNLVYAFNTAMEKWQFNPVHPNEYNLFICESQQLYSVENINILADDKRSFDYGIEIKDISKIPRGPYFIRQPRDTTYDTGKEKITKDVILSCSAGGYPTPTYKWYKELYVNDNVTVVTLNPLKDTRYTSSGGNLIIHDPQQIQDQGTYHCVAENSHGRILSESVELNFGYILEFNLQRSSETGEMNWGKSLYCDPPQHYPDVRYYWSRDYFPNFVEEDQRVFVSHDGSLYFSSLEIKDRADYSCNVQSTVSDTGRNGPFFNLQVVSHPHYQDLIFANNFPKNYPEAPVAGKDIRLECMAFGYPVPSYNWTRVNGQLPRYSYQENYNRVLVIKNSTVNDNGEYVCTIKNDRKSISKSVLVNVQMRPVFTIPLKDKVKDFQSTVTFLCEASAVPDVNYTWYKNGELMDPENNKFNKDKYIIQDNVLKINFLDPEEDNGMYQCKATNQLKGVYSSAQLRVLSMKPSFKKKPLESEIYTIYNGNTTIECDPEAAPRPKIVWKKDGNVIGGGGHRRILPTGTLYISPTSRDDEGIYTCVASNNQGVAESKARLIVLQELRFTEQLQPKIIKQIDELLYLRCDVIYDEILDVAFLWTHNGQVINTLEETESANPRYIVNYNSLEVHNLTLLDSGEYECIAKSAVNQIVSTTNVYVQGPPGSPGAVKVIEIKKTDAVLDWIDGNDNGRPILFYNILGRTNWNKTWVNITENVIAQEIDRYNGRRRATVKNLTPGCGYEFSVVAVNDLGAGLPSLPSPVHNTQKDKPYIAPRSVGGGGGKIGDLTITWEPLRPDEQNSIDIHYKVFYRLQGQREWATDVLKKQGNVGKAVVHIPFDKFYTKYEVKVQAINDLGEGPISDVALIYSAEDMPQLAPQQTTASSFNSTALNVTWKAVTQTRESIRGKLIGHRLKYWKKEHKEEDAVYFLSRTTRPWALIVGLEPDTYYFVKVMVYNAAGEGPESERYLERTYRKAPQKPPSSVNIFGINPSTIRVVWRYISPSQDEEPVQGYKIRIWETDQDMSTANDTLVWIGHKLEKYIDNLIPGKSYNLRVLAFSNGGDGRMSSPPIKFQMGSSCCQLEG; translated from the exons ATGTTACCGTACCTGTTTTTTACGATATGGATTGGAAGCTGTGCTGGACAAAGCATACGACTCAATCAAGGGAGTTCGCCAAACCAATATCAGCCTTTCAACAATCTGGGAGGCGTTAATGATGATTCGTTCTATGGCAGCGTAAATCGTTATAAACAACCTGATAATTATGGGTTTGGCCAATCGGAAGAAAATTTATGTCCAGAACATTGGACACCATATCGAAGCACATGCATTCGCATCCATAAATCTCCCAAGAAAGACTATCTCAGTGCTCAAAAAATTTGTCGAGCCTACCCAGGGAATCTCATTAGTATCgacaatattgaaaaacattcatTTATTCTCAAACTGCTGGACATAGACGAAAACAAAGCGAATCGGTATTATATATCTGCTCGACAGGCTTCTCCTGGTAACTGGATTAACGCCGATAAAACCCAGCTTGTTACTATAGAGGATTCATTTTATTATAACACAAACGACGATAGTTCGAATAGCTTTAATAGTATTTTCAACACAAATAAACAACTTGTTGCGAAAACCGACCCTCGGAACAAATATATTCCACGTTTCAACGAAGATCGAAATAATCTGGTTTACGCATTCAACACAGCCATGGAAAAATGGCAATTCAATCCTGTACATCCTAACGAATATAATTTATTCATCTGTGAATCTCAACAATTGTATAGTGTAGAAAACATCAATATATTAGCTGATGACAAAAGAAGTTTCGATTACGGCATCGAAATCAAAGATATCTCAAAGATCCCGAGAGGGCCTTACTTTATCAGACAGCCTCGTGATACAACATACGACACCGGAAAAGAGAAAATTACTAAAGATGTTATTCTAAGCTGCTCAGCCGGCGGCTATCCAACCCCTACTTATAAATGGTACAAAGAACTTTACGTCAATGACAATGTGACAGTGGTGACCCTAAACCCACTGAAGGACACCCGATATACGTCAAGTGGAGGAAATCTAATCATACATGACCCCCAGCAAATACAGGACCAAG GAACATACCATTGTGTTGCCGAGAACAGTCATGGACGTATCTTGTCGGAGAGCGTTGAATTGAATTTTGGTTACATCCTGGAATTCAACCTGCAGCGATCGTCTGAAACGGGAGAGATGAATTGGGGGAAATCGCTTTACTGTGATCCCCCGCAACATTATCCCGATGTGAGATACTACTGGTCACGCGATTATTTCCCAAACTTTGTGGAAGAAGACCAGAGAGTGTTCGTCAGTCACGATGGATCGCTTTATTTTTCTTCCCTGGAAATTAAAGATCGCGCAGATTACTCCTGTAACGTTCAAAGCACTGTCAGTGATACTGGACGAAACGGTCCGTTCTTCAATCTGCAAGTGGTTTCTCACCCTCATTATCAAGATTTGATATTTGCAaacaattttccgaaaaattatcCCGAAGCTCCTGTTGCCGGGAAGGATATAAGACTGGAGTGTATGGCTTTTGGCTATCCAGTGCCATCTTACAATTGGACAAGGGTTAATGGACAATTACCACGATACTCATATCAGGAAAACTATAATCGAGTACTTGTTATAAAAAATTCGACTGTAAATGATAATGGTGAATACGTATGCACGATTAAAAATGACCGAAAATCAATCTCTAAAAGTGTTCTTGTGAACGTTCAAATGCGTCCGGTTTTCACAATTCCTTTGAAAGATAAAGTAAAAGATTTCCAGAGCACAGTAACGTTTTTATGTGAAGCCTCTGCAGTACCAGATGTAAACTATACATGGTATAAAAACGGTGAATTAATGGATCCCGAaaataacaaattcaacaaGGACAAATACATCATTCAAGACAATgtactgaaaataaattttttggacCCAGAGGAAGACAACGGAATGTATCAATGTAAAGCAACAAATCAGCTTAAAGGAGTATATTCTTCGGCCCAATTACGAGTTCTTTCTATGAAACCTTCGTTTAAAAAGAAACCTCTTGAATCCGAAATTTATACTATTTATAACGGAAACACAACTATTGAATGTGATCCAGAGGCAGCACCGCGTCCAAAAATCGTTTGGAAAAAGGACGGAAATGTTATAGGAGGTGGAGGGCATCGCAGGATACTACCAACAGGGACTCTTTATATATCACCGACATCTCGAGATGATGAAGGTATTTATACATGCGTTGCCAGTAATAATCAGGGTGTAGCAGAATCGAAAGCACGACTCATCGTCCTTCAAGAATTGCGTTTCACAGAACAGCTCCAACCTAAGATTATCAAACAAATTGACGAGCTGCTGTATTTAAGATGTGATGTGATATATGATGAAATTCTTGACGTAGCATTCCTTTGGACACACAACGGGCAAGTTATCAACACTCTCGAAGAAACAGAGTCTGCAAATCCCAGATATATAGTAAATTATAACAGTTTGGAAGTTCATAATTTAACTTTACTAGATTCCGGAGAATACGAATGCATTGCCAAATCAGCAGTGAACCAAATTGTGTCCACTACCAATGTCTATGTGCAAGGTCCACCTGGATCCCCTGGGGCTGTTAAAGTTATCGAAATCAAGAAAACAGATGCTGTTCTAGATTGGATCGACGGCAATGATAATGGGCGACCTATTTTGTTCTATAACATCTTGGGACGAACGAATTGGAACAAAACTTGGGTGAATATTACAGAAAATGTTATTGCGCAGGAAATAGATCGCTATAACGGAAGGCGTCGGGCTACGGTTAAAAATTTAACACCGGGTTGCGGTTATGAATTTAGTGTTGTGGCAGTGAATGATTTGGGTGCTGGTCTACCAAGTCTACCGTCACCCGTACATAATACGCAAAAAGATAAACCCTATATAGCACCTCGGTCAGTCGGAGGAGGTGGAGGCAAAATCGGTGATCTCACTATCACCTGGGAGCCACTTCGTCCAGATGAACAGAACAGCATCGATATTCACTACAAAGTTTTCTACCGTCTACAGGGCCAGAGGGAATGGGCCACAGATGTGCTCAAGAAACAAGGAAATGTTGGCAAGGCGGTTGTTCACATTCCATTcgataaattttatacaaagtATGAAGTAAAAGTTCAAGCGATTAATGATCTTGGTGAAGGGCCCATTAGTGATGTAGCTCTGATATATTCGGCCGAGGATATGCCTCAACTTGCTCCACAACAAACTACAGCATCAAGCTTTAATTCAACCGCACTGAACGTCACATGGAAGGCAGTAACACAAACCCGAGAATCTATTCGAGGAAAACTTATTGGCCACCGG ttgAAGTACTGGAAAAAGGAACACAAAGAAGAGGATGCGGTATACTTTTTGTCGAGAACCACTCGTCCGTGGGCGCTTATTGTCGGTTTGGAACCAGATACGTACTACTTCGTCAAAGTTATGGTCTATAATGCTGCAGGAGAGGGCCCGGAAAGTGAACGCTACTTGGAGCGAACTTACCGAAAGGCTCCACAGAAACCACCGTCATCTGTTAATATCTTCGGAATAAATCCTTCCACAATAAGAGTTGTCTGGAGATATATTTCACCTTCGCAAGACGAAGAACCGGTGCAAGGATACAAGATTCGTATATGGGAAACTGATCAAGATATGTCTACTGCAAACGATACCCTTGTATGGATAGGTCACAAGCTTGAAAAGTACATTGATAATCTTATTCCAG GCAAATCTTACAATCTTCGGGTGTTGGCTTTCAGTAACGGTGGAGATGGAAGAATGTCAAGTCCAcccataaaatttcaaatgg
- the LOC129752542 gene encoding contactin isoform X1: MLPYLFFTIWIGSCAGQSIRLNQGSSPNQYQPFNNLGGVNDDSFYGSVNRYKQPDNYGFGQSEENLCPEHWTPYRSTCIRIHKSPKKDYLSAQKICRAYPGNLISIDNIEKHSFILKLLDIDENKANRYYISARQASPGNWINADKTQLVTIEDSFYYNTNDDSSNSFNSIFNTNKQLVAKTDPRNKYIPRFNEDRNNLVYAFNTAMEKWQFNPVHPNEYNLFICESQQLYSVENINILADDKRSFDYGIEIKDISKIPRGPYFIRQPRDTTYDTGKEKITKDVILSCSAGGYPTPTYKWYKELYVNDNVTVVTLNPLKDTRYTSSGGNLIIHDPQQIQDQGTYHCVAENSHGRILSESVELNFGYILEFNLQRSSETGEMNWGKSLYCDPPQHYPDVRYYWSRDYFPNFVEEDQRVFVSHDGSLYFSSLEIKDRADYSCNVQSTVSDTGRNGPFFNLQVVSHPHYQDLIFANNFPKNYPEAPVAGKDIRLECMAFGYPVPSYNWTRVNGQLPRYSYQENYNRVLVIKNSTVNDNGEYVCTIKNDRKSISKSVLVNVQMRPVFTIPLKDKVKDFQSTVTFLCEASAVPDVNYTWYKNGELMDPENNKFNKDKYIIQDNVLKINFLDPEEDNGMYQCKATNQLKGVYSSAQLRVLSMKPSFKKKPLESEIYTIYNGNTTIECDPEAAPRPKIVWKKDGNVIGGGGHRRILPTGTLYISPTSRDDEGIYTCVASNNQGVAESKARLIVLQELRFTEQLQPKIIKQIDELLYLRCDVIYDEILDVAFLWTHNGQVINTLEETESANPRYIVNYNSLEVHNLTLLDSGEYECIAKSAVNQIVSTTNVYVQGPPGSPGAVKVIEIKKTDAVLDWIDGNDNGRPILFYNILGRTNWNKTWVNITENVIAQEIDRYNGRRRATVKNLTPGCGYEFSVVAVNDLGAGLPSLPSPVHNTQKDKPYIAPRSVGGGGGKIGDLTITWEPLRPDEQNSIDIHYKVFYRLQGQREWATDVLKKQGNVGKAVVHIPFDKFYTKYEVKVQAINDLGEGPISDVALIYSAEDMPQLAPQQTTASSFNSTALNVTWKAVTQTRESIRGKLIGHRLKYWKKEHKEEDAVYFLSRTTRPWALIVGLEPDTYYFVKVMVYNAAGEGPESERYLERTYRKAPQKPPSSVNIFGINPSTIRVVWRYISPSQDEEPVQGYKIRIWETDQDMSTANDTLVWIGHKLEKYIDNLIPGKSYNLRVLAFSNGGDGRMSSPPIKFQMEYSKATCKTLYLLNLERSSSSSPGWKRSKKQIDTIYCFR; this comes from the exons ATGTTACCGTACCTGTTTTTTACGATATGGATTGGAAGCTGTGCTGGACAAAGCATACGACTCAATCAAGGGAGTTCGCCAAACCAATATCAGCCTTTCAACAATCTGGGAGGCGTTAATGATGATTCGTTCTATGGCAGCGTAAATCGTTATAAACAACCTGATAATTATGGGTTTGGCCAATCGGAAGAAAATTTATGTCCAGAACATTGGACACCATATCGAAGCACATGCATTCGCATCCATAAATCTCCCAAGAAAGACTATCTCAGTGCTCAAAAAATTTGTCGAGCCTACCCAGGGAATCTCATTAGTATCgacaatattgaaaaacattcatTTATTCTCAAACTGCTGGACATAGACGAAAACAAAGCGAATCGGTATTATATATCTGCTCGACAGGCTTCTCCTGGTAACTGGATTAACGCCGATAAAACCCAGCTTGTTACTATAGAGGATTCATTTTATTATAACACAAACGACGATAGTTCGAATAGCTTTAATAGTATTTTCAACACAAATAAACAACTTGTTGCGAAAACCGACCCTCGGAACAAATATATTCCACGTTTCAACGAAGATCGAAATAATCTGGTTTACGCATTCAACACAGCCATGGAAAAATGGCAATTCAATCCTGTACATCCTAACGAATATAATTTATTCATCTGTGAATCTCAACAATTGTATAGTGTAGAAAACATCAATATATTAGCTGATGACAAAAGAAGTTTCGATTACGGCATCGAAATCAAAGATATCTCAAAGATCCCGAGAGGGCCTTACTTTATCAGACAGCCTCGTGATACAACATACGACACCGGAAAAGAGAAAATTACTAAAGATGTTATTCTAAGCTGCTCAGCCGGCGGCTATCCAACCCCTACTTATAAATGGTACAAAGAACTTTACGTCAATGACAATGTGACAGTGGTGACCCTAAACCCACTGAAGGACACCCGATATACGTCAAGTGGAGGAAATCTAATCATACATGACCCCCAGCAAATACAGGACCAAG GAACATACCATTGTGTTGCCGAGAACAGTCATGGACGTATCTTGTCGGAGAGCGTTGAATTGAATTTTGGTTACATCCTGGAATTCAACCTGCAGCGATCGTCTGAAACGGGAGAGATGAATTGGGGGAAATCGCTTTACTGTGATCCCCCGCAACATTATCCCGATGTGAGATACTACTGGTCACGCGATTATTTCCCAAACTTTGTGGAAGAAGACCAGAGAGTGTTCGTCAGTCACGATGGATCGCTTTATTTTTCTTCCCTGGAAATTAAAGATCGCGCAGATTACTCCTGTAACGTTCAAAGCACTGTCAGTGATACTGGACGAAACGGTCCGTTCTTCAATCTGCAAGTGGTTTCTCACCCTCATTATCAAGATTTGATATTTGCAaacaattttccgaaaaattatcCCGAAGCTCCTGTTGCCGGGAAGGATATAAGACTGGAGTGTATGGCTTTTGGCTATCCAGTGCCATCTTACAATTGGACAAGGGTTAATGGACAATTACCACGATACTCATATCAGGAAAACTATAATCGAGTACTTGTTATAAAAAATTCGACTGTAAATGATAATGGTGAATACGTATGCACGATTAAAAATGACCGAAAATCAATCTCTAAAAGTGTTCTTGTGAACGTTCAAATGCGTCCGGTTTTCACAATTCCTTTGAAAGATAAAGTAAAAGATTTCCAGAGCACAGTAACGTTTTTATGTGAAGCCTCTGCAGTACCAGATGTAAACTATACATGGTATAAAAACGGTGAATTAATGGATCCCGAaaataacaaattcaacaaGGACAAATACATCATTCAAGACAATgtactgaaaataaattttttggacCCAGAGGAAGACAACGGAATGTATCAATGTAAAGCAACAAATCAGCTTAAAGGAGTATATTCTTCGGCCCAATTACGAGTTCTTTCTATGAAACCTTCGTTTAAAAAGAAACCTCTTGAATCCGAAATTTATACTATTTATAACGGAAACACAACTATTGAATGTGATCCAGAGGCAGCACCGCGTCCAAAAATCGTTTGGAAAAAGGACGGAAATGTTATAGGAGGTGGAGGGCATCGCAGGATACTACCAACAGGGACTCTTTATATATCACCGACATCTCGAGATGATGAAGGTATTTATACATGCGTTGCCAGTAATAATCAGGGTGTAGCAGAATCGAAAGCACGACTCATCGTCCTTCAAGAATTGCGTTTCACAGAACAGCTCCAACCTAAGATTATCAAACAAATTGACGAGCTGCTGTATTTAAGATGTGATGTGATATATGATGAAATTCTTGACGTAGCATTCCTTTGGACACACAACGGGCAAGTTATCAACACTCTCGAAGAAACAGAGTCTGCAAATCCCAGATATATAGTAAATTATAACAGTTTGGAAGTTCATAATTTAACTTTACTAGATTCCGGAGAATACGAATGCATTGCCAAATCAGCAGTGAACCAAATTGTGTCCACTACCAATGTCTATGTGCAAGGTCCACCTGGATCCCCTGGGGCTGTTAAAGTTATCGAAATCAAGAAAACAGATGCTGTTCTAGATTGGATCGACGGCAATGATAATGGGCGACCTATTTTGTTCTATAACATCTTGGGACGAACGAATTGGAACAAAACTTGGGTGAATATTACAGAAAATGTTATTGCGCAGGAAATAGATCGCTATAACGGAAGGCGTCGGGCTACGGTTAAAAATTTAACACCGGGTTGCGGTTATGAATTTAGTGTTGTGGCAGTGAATGATTTGGGTGCTGGTCTACCAAGTCTACCGTCACCCGTACATAATACGCAAAAAGATAAACCCTATATAGCACCTCGGTCAGTCGGAGGAGGTGGAGGCAAAATCGGTGATCTCACTATCACCTGGGAGCCACTTCGTCCAGATGAACAGAACAGCATCGATATTCACTACAAAGTTTTCTACCGTCTACAGGGCCAGAGGGAATGGGCCACAGATGTGCTCAAGAAACAAGGAAATGTTGGCAAGGCGGTTGTTCACATTCCATTcgataaattttatacaaagtATGAAGTAAAAGTTCAAGCGATTAATGATCTTGGTGAAGGGCCCATTAGTGATGTAGCTCTGATATATTCGGCCGAGGATATGCCTCAACTTGCTCCACAACAAACTACAGCATCAAGCTTTAATTCAACCGCACTGAACGTCACATGGAAGGCAGTAACACAAACCCGAGAATCTATTCGAGGAAAACTTATTGGCCACCGG ttgAAGTACTGGAAAAAGGAACACAAAGAAGAGGATGCGGTATACTTTTTGTCGAGAACCACTCGTCCGTGGGCGCTTATTGTCGGTTTGGAACCAGATACGTACTACTTCGTCAAAGTTATGGTCTATAATGCTGCAGGAGAGGGCCCGGAAAGTGAACGCTACTTGGAGCGAACTTACCGAAAGGCTCCACAGAAACCACCGTCATCTGTTAATATCTTCGGAATAAATCCTTCCACAATAAGAGTTGTCTGGAGATATATTTCACCTTCGCAAGACGAAGAACCGGTGCAAGGATACAAGATTCGTATATGGGAAACTGATCAAGATATGTCTACTGCAAACGATACCCTTGTATGGATAGGTCACAAGCTTGAAAAGTACATTGATAATCTTATTCCAG GCAAATCTTACAATCTTCGGGTGTTGGCTTTCAGTAACGGTGGAGATGGAAGAATGTCAAGTCCAcccataaaatttcaaatgg